The Anaeromyxobacter sp. Fw109-5 genomic interval CAGCGGCTTCGCCACCCCGGGCGTGCCGTTCACGACCACCTCGGCGAGGTACCGCAAGAGCTTCGTGCCGCGGTCCTTCTTCACCTTCGCCTGCAGCAGCTCGGGGTGCCCCTCGATGAAGGACGTGTCGCACCCGCCCGCGAGGAACACGGGGTGGCGCACGACGTTCTCGAGGAAGGCGATGTTCGTCTTCACGCCGCGTACGCGGAACTCCTGGAGCGAGCGATCCATCACGCGCGCCGCCCCGCCGAGCGTCAGGCCCCACGTCGTGATCTTCACGAGCAGCGAGTCGTAGTGCGGCGTGATCACCGCGCCGTTGAAGGCGCTCCCGGCGTCGAGCCGCACGCCGAAGCCGCCCGGCGAGCGGTACGCCTTCAGGACCCCGTAGTCCGGGGCGAAGCCGTTCTGCGGATCCTCCGTCGTGATGCGGCACTGCACCGCGAAGCCGCGGCGCTGCACGTCCTCCTGGCGCGCGATGCCGATCTCCGGATCGGACAGCCGCTTGCCCTGGGCGACGAGGAGCTGCGCCTGGACCAGGTTCCGGCCGGTGATGCTCTCCGTGACCGTGTGCTCCACCTGGATGCGGGGGTTCACCTCGATGAAGTAGTGGCGGCCCTCGCGATCCACGAGGAACTCCACCGTGCCGGCGTTCCGGTACGACACGCTGCGCGCGATCTTGAGTGCGTCCTCGCAGATGGCGGCCCGCTGCGCCTCCGAGAGCGCCAGCGACGGCGCGAACTCGACCACCTTCTGGTGGCGGCGCTGGATGGAGCAGTCGCGCTCGAAGAGGTGGACGAGGTTGCCGTGGTGGTCGCCGAGGACCTGCACCTCGATGTGCTTCGGCCGCTCGATGTAGCGCTCGAGGAAGACGGCGGGGTTCCCGAACGCCGCGCCCGCCTCGCTCCGCGCCGAGACGAGCCCCTCGACGAGCTCGCGCTGGTTGCGCGCGACGCGCATGCCGCGCCCGCCGCCGCCCGCGCTCGCCTTGATGATGATGGGGTAGCCGTGCTCGCGGGCGAAGAGGAGCGCCTCCTCGTCGTGCTTGATCGGCTCGGCCGTGCCCGGCACCACCGGCACGCCCGCCCCCTGCGCCGCCTTGCGCCCCGCGACCTTGTCGCCGAGCCGCCGCTGCATCTCCGGCGTGGGCCCCACGAACACGATGCCGGCGCGATCGCACGCCTCGGCGAACTCGGGGTTCTCGGAGAGGAAGCCGTAGCCGGGGTGGATGGCGTCCACCTCGAGCCGCTTCGCGAGCGCGACGATCTCCTCGATGCCGAGGTACGCGTCGATGGGCTTCTTGCCCTTGCCGACCAGGTACGCCTCGTCGGCCTTGTAGCGATGCAGCGAGAGCCGGTCCTCCTCGGAGTAGATCGCGATGGTCTGGATCCCGAGCTCGGTGCAGGCGCGGAAGATGCGGATGGCGATCTCGCCGCGGTTCGCGGCCATGACTCTCTTGAACGGCACGGGCATGTGAGGCTCCTCGGAGCGAACGTTGGACGCCCGCCCGGCGCACGGCGCGGGCGTCGGATCTCGGGTGTCGTTCGCTGCTGGCCGCCCGGGCCCGCGGGAGCAGGCGCGGATGCGAGGAGGATCGGGTCGGGCTTGGGTCAGCCTCGGCTCGGTCCAGCGCGATGAGGCGTGCTGCGTCGTGCACTGGAGCACATCCCGACGCGGTGTGTCGAGGGGTGCCGCGGGCGACGAGACGTGATTCTGGAGTCGGCCGGTTCAGCCGATCCGGCGGCGCGATCGCCGTTGGAGACGCCGGCCGAGCGAGCGGTTCCAAGGGGTTGCGGAGTCGTGCGGTCGATGGGGGAGGATGCGCGATTCGGCGGAATGAAGGGGTAGCCACCGGGGGGCTTGGAAGGCGCTGGTCCCGTCCTCGAAGGACGTCGGAGCCGCTTGGATTCATCGGGTCGGACCGCCGCGCGGGAGAACGGCGAGCTACTGCCTACCCCGCGTTCACTGTTCGTGACTTGAATGGGCGGACGTTGGCGCCCTCGCCTCGCGCGATGGATCACCGCGACGGCGGGGCGAGAAATCGGCTTCGCCGTCCGGACGACCTGAACTCCACCGTCGACGCAAGTGACTATCTGTGAACGGTCGAGGTCGAGGTCGAGGTCGAGGTCGAGGTCGAGGTCGAGGTCGAGGTCGAGGTCGGGGTCGAGGTCGGGGTCGGGGTCGGGGTCGGGGTCGGGGGCCGGGGCCGGGGTCGGGGTCGAGGTCGAGGTCGACCTCGGGGTCGGGGTCGGGGTCGGGGTCTGGGTCTTGCGGTTGCGGTCGTCCCTCGACTTCGCGCCTCCGCTGACGCGTGGTCGCTACGCCCGGGATGACCGGATCACAGGTCGCGGTCGAGGAAGCGCACCGCCCGCCCTTCGACAGGCTCAGGGCGAGCGGAGCCTCGCGAGGTCACCGCACGGGCGCGGTCGCCGGGTGGTGCGCGGTCCACCCGGTGGCGAAGGCCGCGAGGCGGGCATGCCTGCGCCGCTTCCCTCCCCCTCACTCCCCGTTCGCCGCTCCCGTCGCTGGCGCGGGGACCATGGCCGGCTTCTCGTCGGCCGCGTTCACCACCGGCCCAGGGGCCGGGGCGACGGCGGCGCTCCCCGCCTCCACGATGGGCGTCGCGGGCGCGGCGATGGACGGCGCGGCACCGGGCTGCGTGACCGCGGGCGGCTCGCACTCCGGCGCCTTCGCGGCGACCACCGGCTTCTTTGCGGCGCGCGCGCGCTTCGTCGCGGCCGGCGCGGCCGGAGCGGGCTGCGCGGGGGCGCACGCGGCGGCCGGCTGCGTCCACGGGGCGGCGTTCACGAACGCCACGGGCGCCGTCTCCCGCGGCGCACCCTCGGTGCGCTTCGTCTTCTCCTCGGTGTCCAGCCGCGCCCGGCCGTCGCTCGAGGCCGTGGCCGTGGCCGTGGCGGGCGCGGCGGGCTTCTTGGCGGCCTCGCCGAGCGCCTCGGCGAGCTTCTCGTGGCTCGCGTACATGCGGTCTCGCTCGGCGTCGGCGCGCTTGCGCAGCGCGTCGCGATCGCTCGCGACGTCGGCGAGCCGCTCCTTCGCGAAGGAGATCCGTTCGTTCGCCGCGTCGAGCTGGTTCTTCAGCGCGTCGTTCTCGGCGAACCCCGCGCGCGCCGCCTCGCTCGTGCAGGTCGCGAGCACGTTGGCGTTCCGCTCCGCCGGCAGCGGTTCGCCGCGGTTCCACGCCGCGAGGGCGCGCATCTGCCAGCGGTAGTCCTCGCGCGCGACGCACTCCTGCACGAGGCGCGTGAGCCTGTCGTCCGACCACGGCGACGCCGTACGGGCGCACGGCCCGACGTCCTCCCGCACCTGCCCGAAGGGCTTCTCCGTGCGGCGGATCCAGCAGCCGTCCCGCTGCATCACCTTCACGGACGTGCACCCGCCCAGCGCGGCGACGAGCAGGATCGCGGTGAAAGCCCTCATGTGAGCCCCCCTTCGGCCCATCCGGCGGCAGGCCGCGTTCATCTTAGGGAGCCGGTCCGGCCGCGGGCAGCGCTCGCACTCCGGGCGAGACGCCTCGAGCCCCGCCGTGGACACCTCTCCGAACCCGAGCGGGCGTTGCGAAGGGGCGCCGCCGGCGGCTGCGCTGGTCCCGTCCCGGATCGCCTCCCTCGCCTGGCAGGCGGCGCGAGGGCCCTGGGCGGCTACGCGCTCCGCTTCGCGAGGTACCGCCCGAGCTCGGCGTCGGTGCCGCCGATGTGCTTCTTCAACCACTGGGCGAGCCACTGCCCGAGCTGGAACGGGGCGAGGCCGAGGCTGCGCCCGTTCGCGTCGAGGTCGCGCGCGATGAGCGCGAGATCGGAGACGAAGCGATCGTGCTCCGCCTTGTGGCGCAGGAAGCCGGGGAAGCCGATCTCCCGCATCCACGCCTCCTCGAGCCCGAAGTGCGTGGTCGCGTAGCCGTGCAGGTACTCGATGAGCTCGGCGACGTCGGCGCGCTTGCCGGCCTCGAGCGCGTCGAGCAGGCGCGAGGCGCGGCGGAACAGCTCCTGGTGCTGGGCGTCGAGGTCGCCGACGCCGAGGGAGAGCGCGTTCGTCCACTGGATGTGCATCGAGAGGGTCTCCACGTTCACGGGGTCGCGACGCCACTTCGAAGGCTGCGGCGAGCATCCCCCGAACGCGGGGCGACGCGCCAGCCCGCGCGCGTGGGACGGGGCGACGCGCGGCGGGAAACCTGCTACAGTTGCGCGCTTTCCCGCCATGCAGCACCCCAACCTCGAATCCGCGCTCGCCCCGACTCCCTCCGTTCGGGAGATCCCCTACAACTACACCTCCGCCGACGACCGGCAGGCGCTCAGCCTGCTGCTCGGCCCCGACCTGTGGGGAAAGCTGGAGGAGCTTCGCACCCGCCGGGTGACCGGGCGCAGCGCGCGCCTGCTCATGCGGTTCTTCGGCGAGATCCTCATCCACCGCCGGAACCCGTTCCTGTTCCAGGAGCTCGTGGACTCCGCGCCCCGGCGGCGCCGCTTCTTCCGCAACATCGAGAAGGACCTCGGCATCGTCTCCCGCAACTCGAACGGCGAGGAGCGCGTGGGGGAGGTGCTCGCCGCCTCGCGGAAGCTGCTCGCCGCGTTCCGCGCCGAGGTCGAGGGCGCCCCCGAGCTGCGCCGCCGCATGGTGCGCGAGCTCGGGGCGGTGGTCGGCAAGGACAGCGTCCTCTTCGATCCGTTCACGCTCGTGTCTCACGCCACGGACGCGACCGACTGGCGCCTCCACCTGCCGATCGCGGTGGTCATGCCGGACGACGAGCGGCAGGTCGCGCCCCTCCTCGCCGGCATCGCGCGCCTCGGGCTCAAGGCGATCCCGCGCGGCGCCGGCACCGGCCTGACCGGCGGCGCCGTGCCGCTCCGCCCCGGCTGCGTGGTGGTGAACACCGAGAAGCTGAACCGGATCCGCGGCGTGTCGGAGCGGACCTTCCGGCTCGCCGACGGACGCGAGGCGGCGGCGAAGGTGGTCGAGCTCGAGGCGGGCGTCGTCACCGAGCGCGCCATGGAGCACGCGGCGGAGCGCGGGCTGGTGTTCGCCACCGATCCCACGAGCGCCTGGGCGTGCACCATCGGCGGCAACGTCGCCGAGAACGCGGGCGGCAAGGACTGCGTGCTGTGGGGCACCTGCATCGACAACCTGGTGTCCTGGCGGATGGCGATGCCCTCGGGGCGGCACTGGACGGTGCGCCGCGTGGATCACCGGCTGCGGAAGATCCTCCCCGAGGACCCGGTCACCTTCGACGTCGTGGACGAGGACGGCGCGCTCGTGAAGCGCATCGCGCTCACCGGGGCGGACATCCGCAAGAAGGGGCTCTGGAAGGACATCACCAACAAGGCGCTGGGCGGCGTGCCCGGGCTGCAGAAGGAGGGCACCGACGGCGTCATCACCTCCGCGGAGTTCGTCCTCTACCCCGAGTACGAGGCGAAGCGGACGCTCTGCCTGGAGTTCTTCGGGCCCGACTTCGACGAGGCCTCGCGCGTCATCCTCCAGCTCGCGCGCGCCTTCCCCTTCCCGGACGGCGGCAAGGAGGCGCTCTCCGCGCTCGAGCACTTCGACGACGAGTACGTGCGCGCCATCGACTACAAGGTGAAGGCGCCGCGCCCCGAGACGCCGAAGGCCGTGCTGCTCGTGGACGTGGTCGGCCACGCCGCCGACGAGGCCGCGCGCGGGGTGGACAAGATCCGGCGCATCCTCGACGAGCACCCGAACACCGAGCTGTTCGAGGCGCGCGACGCGGCCGAGGCGAAGCGCTTCTGGGCGGACCGCAAGAAGCTCGGCGCCATCGCCCGCAGGACCAACGCGTTCAAGATGAACGAGGACGTCGTCCTGCCGCTCGAGGCGCTGGCCGAGTTCGCGCGCTTCGTGGAGGCGACGAACGTCGAGGAGGAGCGCTACGCGCAGGGCCGCTTCGTGGACCGCGCCGAGGACCTCCTGCGCGGCGCCCCGCCGCCCAAGGACGACCCGGAGTGGCTCGCCCGCAAGATCCCCGCCGCGCTCGCGCGCTGCGCGGCCGCGCGGGAGGCGCTGGTCGGGGCCGACGCGAAGGCGCTCCGGGCGCTGGCGGCGATCGAGGCGCTCCGGCGCGACCTCGGGCAGCTCGTGCGCGGCTACCCCGGCCTCGTCGCCGCGCTCGACCGCGCCCACCGCGAGGTGCGCGACCGGCTGGTGGTGCTCGCGACCCACATGCACGCGGGCGACGGCAACGTGCACGTGAACGTGCCGGTGCTCTCCAACGACCGGCCGATGCTGCGCCGCACCGAGGAGGTCATCGACGCCGTCATGGCGAAGGTGGTCGCGCTCGGCGGCGTGGTCTCCGGCGAGCACGGCATCGGGGTCACGAAGCTCAAGTACCTCGAGCCCGCGCGCGTGCGGGAGCTCGCCGTCCACCGCGCCGAGGTGGATCCCGGCGGCCTCATGAACCCTGGCAAGCTCGAGGACCTCGCCGTCCTCGACCAGGTGTTCACGCCGTCCTTCAACCTCCTCGAGCTGGAGGCGCGCATCCTCCAGCACGGGCAGCTCGAGGCGCTCGCGAAGGCCATCGCCCACTGCGTCCGCTGCGGCAAGTGCAAGGCGGACTGCTGCGTCTACCACCCGGCCCGCGGGATGTTCTTCCACCCGCGCAACAAGAACCTCGCCATCGGGTCCCTCATCGAGGCGCTGCTCTACGACGCGCAGCGGGAGCGCTCGACCAAGTTCGAGCTGCTGCGCTGGCTGGAGGAGGTGGCGGACCACTGCACCATCTGCCACAAGTGCGCGAAGCCCTGCCCGGTGGACATCGACACCGGCGAGGTGTCCGTGCTGGAGCGCGAGATCCTCGCGAGCTACGGCTACAAGCGCACCACCGTCGCGACGCGCGCGACGCTCGCGTACCTCGACACCCGCTCGCCCGTCGCGAACGCCGCCTTCCACGGCGGGCTCGTGCGGCTGGGCGGCGCCCTCCAGCGCGCCGCCTGCGCCGTCGCCGCCCCGCTCCAGCCCGAGGACGCGCGGCGCGCCCCGTACGCGCTCCAGGTGCTGCGCTCGCCCGTGCCGCCGGCGCCTTCCGAGACCCTGCGCGACGTGCTGCCGCACTGCGAGCAGGACCAGGTGCTCGTGCTCGACCCCGAGGGCGCGCCGGCGCAGCGGACGGTCTTCTACTTCCCGGGCTGCGGCTCGGAGCGGCTCCAGTCGCACGTGTCGATGGCGGCGCTGCACGTGCTCGGGTCGGTGGGGGCCCGCGTGGTGATCCCGCCGCCGTTCCTCTGCTGCGGGTTCCCGGCGCACGTGAACGCCAAGGTCGAGCAGCACTCGCGCACGCTGCTCCGCGACACCATCCTGTTCAGCCAGATCCGCGACATGTTCAGCCACGTCTCCTTCGACGGCTGCGTGGTCACCTGCGGCACCTGCCGCGAGGGGCTCGAGGCGATGGAGGCCGAGAAGCTCTTCGGCGGCCGCATCGTCGACGTGGCGCGCTACGCGGCCGAGCGCGGCCTCTCGCTGGCGGCGCCTGCACCCGAGGCGGGCCCTGGGCCGGAGCTGCTGTACCACGCCCCCTGCCACGACTCGCTCGACGGCGACGCGCGCGCGGTGCTGGCCCGGATCGGCGGGTTCGGGAAGGTGGAGGCCGTGCCGCACTGCTGCTCCGAGGCGGGCACCCTGGCGCTCTCGCGGCCGGACATCACCGACGCCATGCTCCACCGCAAGCGGGAGGCGATCGCCGAGGCGCTGGACGGCCGCCCGCGCGGCGCGGTGATGCTCACGAACTGCCCGTCCTGCGTGCAGGGGCTCGGGCGCAACGCGGCGTTCGGCGTCGAGCCGAAGCACCTCGCGGTGGCGCTCGCCGAGCGCATCTCCGGCCCGGACTGGCGCGAGAAGTTCCGCGCGCAGGCCACGCGCGCAACCGCGGTGCATTTCTAGCGATTCGCCCCGCGGCGGCGCCGCCCCTTTGGCGCGGCACGCCGCGGCGGTTGGCGGCCCGCGCCGCCCGGACGGGCGAGCACGCATCCCTTGCGCACGCACGCTCGGTGCGCCCGGACGCAGCGTCCGTGGCACCCGTGCCCGCGGCTCGGGCAGACTGCTCCGCTTCCGGGCAGAGGGATCGCGCCCAAACCCGAAGGAGCAGTCAAATGGTCATGAAGGACGAGAGGCTGGAGTCGATCTACCAGGACGTGCTGCGTCGTAACCCCGGCGAGGCCGAGTTCCACCAGGCCGCGCGGGAGGTGCTCGAGTCGATCGGGCCGGTCCTGGCGAAGTACCCCGAGTTCCGCGAGCGCAAGATCATCGAGCGGATCATCGAGCCGGAGCGGCAGATCATCTTCCGCGTGCCCTGGCAGGACGACAAGGGCGAGTTCCACGTCAACCGCGGGTTCCGCGTCCAGTACAACAGCGCGCTCGGCCCGTACAAGGGCGGGCTCCGCTTCCACCCGTCGGTCTACCTCGGGATCATCAAGTTCCTGGGGTTCGAGCAGATCTTCAAGAACGCGCTCACCGGCCTGCCCATCGGCGGCGGCAAGGGCGGCTCGGACTTCGACCCGAAGGGCAGGACGGACGACGAGATCATGCGCTTCTGCCAGAGCTTCATGACCGAGCTCTGGCGCTACATCGGCGAGCACACCGACGTGCCCGCCGGTGACATCGGCGTGGGCGGCCGCGAGATCGGCTACCTGTACGGTCAGTACAAGCGGCTCACCTCGCGGTACGAGGCGGGCGTCCTCACCGGGAAGGGGCTCGACTACGGCGGCTCGCTGGTGCGCACCGAGGCGACGGGCTACGGCGCCACCTTCTTCGTGGAGGAGATGCTCAAGGTCCGCAAGGACTCGTTCGACGGCAAGCGCTGCGTCGTGTCGGGCTCCGGCAACGTCGCGATCTACACGATCGAGAAGATCAACCAGCTCGGCGGCAAGACCGTCGCCTGCTCCGACTCGAACGGCTACATCTTCGACGAGAAGGGCATCGACCTCGACCTCGTGAAGCAGCTCAAGGAGGTCGAGCGGCGGCGCATCAGGGACTACGTCGAGTACCGCAAGCACGCGCGCTACGTCGACGGCGGCAACATCTGGGAGATCCCCTGCCAGGTGGCCATGCCGTCCGCGACGCAGAACGAGATCAACGGCAAGGACGCCGCGCTGCTCGTGAAGAACGGCTGCATCGCCGTCGGCGAGGGCGCGAACATGCCCACCACGCCCGAGGGCATCCAGGTGTTCCTCCAGGCCGGCATCGCCTACGGCCCGGGCAAGGCGGCCAACGCGGGCGGCGTCGCCACCTCCGCGCTCGAGATGCAGCAGAACGCGTCGCGCGACTCGTGGACCTTCGAGTACACGGAGAAGCGGCTCGCGAACATCATGAAGAACATCCACCAGACCTGCTTCGAGACCGCCGAGGAGTTCGGCGCCAAGGGCAACTACGTCGTCGGCGCGAACATCGCGGGCTTCATCAAGGTCGCGAAGGCGATGGTGGCTCACGGGCTGATCTGAACGATCAGACGGGGGCTGCGCCCCGGCGTCTTGCCGGGGGGACGCACGAGAAGCGTCCCCCGGTCCCCCCTGCTAGCTGGCTGAGACTCCTCCCCGCCGGTCGCTCACCACGCAGCGGCCGGCGGGGTCCCATTTCAGCCCCCGCCCGGCTCCTCACGGACCAGCAGCCCCACGCCCACGATCTCGCCGCCGACCCGGACCGGGAACCAGCTCTCGCGCCGCCGTCGCGTCGTGCCGCCTTCCACGGGCGTCTCCCCGAGCAGCACGGTCTCGATCGCCCGCCCGGTCTCCATCACCGCCCGGAAGTTGGCGGCGAGCTGCTCGCCGGGCAGGCCCGGCAGCACCTCCGCCGGCGTCTTGCCGAGGTGCGCCGCCGCCGGGAGGCCGTTCATCGCCTCGAGCCGCGCGTTCACCCGCGCGAAGCGCATCTCGCGGTCGAAGAGCGCGAGCGGCACCGGCGCGGCGTCGAACAGCGCGTCGAGCACCGCCGCCCCCGACTCGGCCCCGGCGCGGCTCGCGGCCACGGCCTCGTAGAGCCGCGCCCGCGCGAGGGCCTCGGCGCTCGGCGCCGCCACGAGGCGCACGAAGGCGCGCTCGTCCTCGCCGATCGGGTGCGCCGTGGCGAACGCGACCGTGAGCGCGCCGAGCGTCTCGCCCGACGCGAGCAGCGGCACGGCGGCCCAGGCGTGCTCGTTCGCGCGCGCCGGATCGGCCGCCTCGTGGGGGAAGCGGAGCTCGAGCTCGGCGCGGGAAGCGAGCCAGACCGCTCGCCCGGTGCGGACGACCTCGCCCGCGAGCGTCGGGGCGTCGAGCGAGCGCGCCGGGCGGGGGCCGGCCTCCCGCGGGACGAGCATCAGCCGATCGGCGCGATCGAGCGCGTGGAGCTCGGCGCCCGACGCGCCGATGGCGCTCATCGCGCCGGCCGCGACCTCCGCGACGTCGCGCAGCGTCGCCGCGCCGGAGAGGGCCGCCGCCGCAGTCTGCACGCGCGCGAGCCGCTCGCCGTGACGGCGATACGCCTCGAAGAGGCGGGCGCGCTCGAGCGCCTGCGCGCACTGTTGCGCGAGCGCGACGGCGTCGCCGCGGGCGTCGTCGCCGAGCGGCTGCTCCAGGTCGAGCGCCAGCACGATGACGCCCACGTCGCGGCCCTCGACCCGCATCGGCACCGCGACCCAGGGACCCGCCGCGGGGTCGAGCGCGGCCGCGAGCGACGGCGCCTCCGCGGCGAGCGCCTCGCCGCTCCCGATCCACCGGCGCCCAAGATCCACGGGCTCGGCCGCGACGAGGGCGAGGGGCCGCTGGGCGTCCGGGTCGAGCCCGTGCGCCACGACGAGCTCGAGGTCGCCGGCGACGCCCCGCTGGAGCACTGCGCCCGCGCGCGCCCCGCTCGCGAGCAGCTCGCGCAGCGCGACCGCCCCGACCTCCTGCGGCGTGACGGCCGCGGACAGCTCGGAGGTCGCGAGCTGGAGGCGAGCGATGCGCCCGGCGAGCCTGCGCTCCGCGTCGTAGAGCCGCGCGCGGTCGACCGCCTGCGCGCACTGGCGCGTCACCGCCTCGATGAAGGCGCGTTCCTCCGCCCCGAACGGCCGGGGGTCGGCGAACCGGAGGCCGATGGCGCCGCGCCGCCGGTCCAGCACGAGCGGCAACGCCGCCCAGGCCCGATCTCCCTCGTCGCTCGCCAGGTCCGCCGC includes:
- the gdhA gene encoding NADP-specific glutamate dehydrogenase, whose protein sequence is MVMKDERLESIYQDVLRRNPGEAEFHQAAREVLESIGPVLAKYPEFRERKIIERIIEPERQIIFRVPWQDDKGEFHVNRGFRVQYNSALGPYKGGLRFHPSVYLGIIKFLGFEQIFKNALTGLPIGGGKGGSDFDPKGRTDDEIMRFCQSFMTELWRYIGEHTDVPAGDIGVGGREIGYLYGQYKRLTSRYEAGVLTGKGLDYGGSLVRTEATGYGATFFVEEMLKVRKDSFDGKRCVVSGSGNVAIYTIEKINQLGGKTVACSDSNGYIFDEKGIDLDLVKQLKEVERRRIRDYVEYRKHARYVDGGNIWEIPCQVAMPSATQNEINGKDAALLVKNGCIAVGEGANMPTTPEGIQVFLQAGIAYGPGKAANAGGVATSALEMQQNASRDSWTFEYTEKRLANIMKNIHQTCFETAEEFGAKGNYVVGANIAGFIKVAKAMVAHGLI
- a CDS encoding GAF domain-containing protein, with the translated sequence MPPPASLQPADPQARLARCEQLHALSDALSAAATIEEVANIVLDRGLSLVGARAVSLFLEREPGVLALVRTVGLSEQFRTRLRTVSAEDRLPHADAFRTGEPVWLRDPGEIASRYPLAADLASDEGDRAWAALPLVLDRRRGAIGLRFADPRPFGAEERAFIEAVTRQCAQAVDRARLYDAERRLAGRIARLQLATSELSAAVTPQEVGAVALRELLASGARAGAVLQRGVAGDLELVVAHGLDPDAQRPLALVAAEPVDLGRRWIGSGEALAAEAPSLAAALDPAAGPWVAVPMRVEGRDVGVIVLALDLEQPLGDDARGDAVALAQQCAQALERARLFEAYRRHGERLARVQTAAAALSGAATLRDVAEVAAGAMSAIGASGAELHALDRADRLMLVPREAGPRPARSLDAPTLAGEVVRTGRAVWLASRAELELRFPHEAADPARANEHAWAAVPLLASGETLGALTVAFATAHPIGEDERAFVRLVAAPSAEALARARLYEAVAASRAGAESGAAVLDALFDAAPVPLALFDREMRFARVNARLEAMNGLPAAAHLGKTPAEVLPGLPGEQLAANFRAVMETGRAIETVLLGETPVEGGTTRRRRESWFPVRVGGEIVGVGLLVREEPGGG
- a CDS encoding bacteriohemerythrin; protein product: MNVETLSMHIQWTNALSLGVGDLDAQHQELFRRASRLLDALEAGKRADVAELIEYLHGYATTHFGLEEAWMREIGFPGFLRHKAEHDRFVSDLALIARDLDANGRSLGLAPFQLGQWLAQWLKKHIGGTDAELGRYLAKRSA
- a CDS encoding DUF3683 domain-containing protein; translated protein: MQHPNLESALAPTPSVREIPYNYTSADDRQALSLLLGPDLWGKLEELRTRRVTGRSARLLMRFFGEILIHRRNPFLFQELVDSAPRRRRFFRNIEKDLGIVSRNSNGEERVGEVLAASRKLLAAFRAEVEGAPELRRRMVRELGAVVGKDSVLFDPFTLVSHATDATDWRLHLPIAVVMPDDERQVAPLLAGIARLGLKAIPRGAGTGLTGGAVPLRPGCVVVNTEKLNRIRGVSERTFRLADGREAAAKVVELEAGVVTERAMEHAAERGLVFATDPTSAWACTIGGNVAENAGGKDCVLWGTCIDNLVSWRMAMPSGRHWTVRRVDHRLRKILPEDPVTFDVVDEDGALVKRIALTGADIRKKGLWKDITNKALGGVPGLQKEGTDGVITSAEFVLYPEYEAKRTLCLEFFGPDFDEASRVILQLARAFPFPDGGKEALSALEHFDDEYVRAIDYKVKAPRPETPKAVLLVDVVGHAADEAARGVDKIRRILDEHPNTELFEARDAAEAKRFWADRKKLGAIARRTNAFKMNEDVVLPLEALAEFARFVEATNVEEERYAQGRFVDRAEDLLRGAPPPKDDPEWLARKIPAALARCAAAREALVGADAKALRALAAIEALRRDLGQLVRGYPGLVAALDRAHREVRDRLVVLATHMHAGDGNVHVNVPVLSNDRPMLRRTEEVIDAVMAKVVALGGVVSGEHGIGVTKLKYLEPARVRELAVHRAEVDPGGLMNPGKLEDLAVLDQVFTPSFNLLELEARILQHGQLEALAKAIAHCVRCGKCKADCCVYHPARGMFFHPRNKNLAIGSLIEALLYDAQRERSTKFELLRWLEEVADHCTICHKCAKPCPVDIDTGEVSVLEREILASYGYKRTTVATRATLAYLDTRSPVANAAFHGGLVRLGGALQRAACAVAAPLQPEDARRAPYALQVLRSPVPPAPSETLRDVLPHCEQDQVLVLDPEGAPAQRTVFYFPGCGSERLQSHVSMAALHVLGSVGARVVIPPPFLCCGFPAHVNAKVEQHSRTLLRDTILFSQIRDMFSHVSFDGCVVTCGTCREGLEAMEAEKLFGGRIVDVARYAAERGLSLAAPAPEAGPGPELLYHAPCHDSLDGDARAVLARIGGFGKVEAVPHCCSEAGTLALSRPDITDAMLHRKREAIAEALDGRPRGAVMLTNCPSCVQGLGRNAAFGVEPKHLAVALAERISGPDWREKFRAQATRATAVHF